From one Prochlorococcus marinus XMU1404 genomic stretch:
- a CDS encoding CPP1-like family protein: MDSNSSKNNNKKSPYEILGVKEGAAFEDIQKARDIKVKEAGEDLILKAKIESSFDQLLMGSLKARQSGNISYEAVSASKKEKQINQFTNNNFPMLSKMKNLNNNSKNASQYSLPKITPPSFDNLPIKISVGILFLILLFISPDSNNRLLLSISTLILTYTQIKSGKRFIASLGWSVTFLSIGLIFGGLLETNSFIQEISNDSLSIQKIQSIPAMVILWLGVVFL, from the coding sequence TTGGATTCAAACAGTAGTAAAAACAATAATAAAAAATCACCTTATGAAATTTTAGGTGTAAAAGAAGGTGCTGCTTTTGAGGATATTCAGAAAGCTAGAGATATTAAAGTTAAAGAGGCTGGGGAAGATTTAATTTTAAAAGCAAAAATAGAATCCTCCTTTGATCAATTACTTATGGGGAGTTTGAAAGCCAGACAATCAGGAAACATAAGTTATGAAGCTGTTAGTGCTTCAAAAAAAGAGAAACAAATTAATCAATTTACAAATAATAATTTCCCAATGCTTTCTAAGATGAAAAATTTAAATAATAATTCTAAGAATGCAAGTCAATATAGTCTTCCAAAAATAACACCCCCTTCATTTGATAACCTTCCAATAAAAATATCTGTTGGAATATTATTTTTAATTTTGTTATTTATCAGTCCAGATTCGAATAATAGACTTTTGCTCTCTATCTCAACGTTAATACTTACCTATACTCAAATTAAATCAGGGAAAAGATTTATAGCTTCTCTAGGATGGAGTGTTACCTTTCTATCAATAGGATTGATATTCGGTGGATTACTTGAAACTAATTCTTTCATTCAGGAAATATCTAATGATTCTTTATCAATTCAAAAAATTCAAAGTATTCCAGCCATGGTTATTTTATGGCTCGGCGTAGTTTTCTTATGA
- a CDS encoding class I SAM-dependent methyltransferase: protein MERVPEPELMEEKEQVISYDEADFSKGEVNLINQINYYLLRKNISLGEKDLIVDLGCGPGNISEKLAIKWPNTEVVGIDGSKEMILRAEYNKNISTYQKKLKNLSYICSDIKDIKSNNFLLKKRISLLVSNSLIHHITNLEDFFNTIRSLSSNITVNFHKDLKRPLDEKSALELKAQCSTKYNKILTNDYYASLKASYTFKELKTFTLENDLSSLDVFEDSDEYLIVYGNV from the coding sequence ATGGAAAGAGTCCCAGAACCCGAGTTAATGGAAGAAAAAGAACAGGTCATTTCTTATGACGAAGCTGATTTTTCAAAAGGTGAAGTTAATCTAATTAATCAAATAAATTATTATCTCTTGAGAAAAAATATTTCTTTAGGTGAAAAAGATCTAATAGTTGATTTAGGATGCGGCCCAGGAAATATTTCTGAGAAGTTAGCAATAAAATGGCCTAATACTGAAGTAGTTGGAATAGATGGTTCTAAAGAGATGATTTTGAGAGCAGAATATAATAAAAATATTTCTACTTATCAGAAAAAATTAAAGAATTTAAGCTATATCTGTTCTGACATCAAAGACATTAAATCAAATAATTTTTTACTTAAAAAAAGAATTAGTTTGCTTGTAAGTAACAGTTTGATCCATCACATTACCAATCTTGAAGATTTCTTTAACACCATAAGAAGTTTGTCTAGTAATATCACTGTAAATTTTCATAAGGACTTAAAAAGGCCATTAGATGAGAAGTCTGCTCTAGAACTAAAAGCACAATGTTCAACTAAATATAATAAAATTTTAACTAATGATTATTATGCATCTTTAAAAGCTTCTTATACTTTTAAAGAGTTAAAAACTTTCACTTTAGAGAATGATCTATCCTCCTTAGATGTGTTTGAAGACAGTGATGAATATTTAATAGTTTATGGTAATGTTTAA
- a CDS encoding type II secretion system F family protein, protein MEYGFVRDSELRERLEKARKEGINKFENNNISVNNQIGKLSETRNSLKKKKPIPNKKFENLKSKKKRYKKRRLKPPSTKTLAVSTKQLSSMIRTGLPLLEALNILSESSDNKTLKAVFKEASIGISRGTTFKEILEKHPEIFDEMYLALVSAGETAGLLPEVLDREAKLLESLSKIKGQIQSALTYPIAIFILTVIVIIIMLVFVIPVFVDMYSSSGADLPALTLFLVNASNAIKNPLFLLKALPLLAIGFVFVRKQIKTNRFINWRDQMLLKLPITKELVTKSCLANFSRTLSSLNSAGVPILESLMISKRTLGNRVFQRIVDKMNTEIQAGQPIYKVLASEVKVIPIMFTSMFRIGEETGELSEMVDKLADFYEDEVSTSVKSLTSILEPLMIVFVAIVVAFILVAMYLPMFNMMSTVG, encoded by the coding sequence ATGGAATATGGTTTTGTCAGAGACTCAGAATTAAGGGAGAGATTAGAAAAGGCAAGAAAAGAAGGAATTAATAAATTTGAAAATAACAATATTTCGGTTAATAATCAAATTGGTAAATTAAGTGAAACTAGGAATTCATTAAAAAAGAAAAAACCTATCCCTAATAAAAAATTTGAAAATTTAAAGTCAAAGAAAAAAAGATATAAAAAAAGAAGGCTTAAGCCCCCATCGACAAAAACCTTAGCTGTTTCTACTAAACAATTATCTTCTATGATAAGGACAGGACTTCCACTTTTGGAAGCATTAAATATATTATCTGAAAGTAGTGATAATAAGACTCTAAAGGCTGTATTTAAAGAGGCATCAATTGGTATTAGTAGAGGAACCACCTTTAAAGAAATATTAGAAAAACATCCGGAAATTTTTGATGAAATGTATTTAGCATTGGTATCTGCTGGAGAAACAGCAGGTCTTCTCCCAGAGGTCTTAGATAGAGAAGCAAAATTGTTAGAAAGTCTCTCTAAAATAAAAGGCCAAATTCAGAGTGCATTAACTTATCCAATAGCTATCTTTATTCTTACAGTAATTGTAATTATCATAATGCTCGTTTTTGTTATTCCAGTTTTTGTAGATATGTATTCATCTTCAGGGGCGGATTTGCCTGCCCTCACTCTGTTTCTTGTAAATGCATCAAATGCAATAAAAAATCCACTTTTCCTCTTAAAAGCTCTACCTCTTTTAGCAATAGGATTTGTTTTTGTAAGGAAACAAATTAAAACCAATAGATTTATCAATTGGAGGGATCAAATGTTACTCAAATTGCCAATTACTAAGGAACTAGTAACAAAATCTTGTTTAGCAAATTTCTCAAGAACACTTAGTTCATTAAATTCTGCAGGAGTCCCTATCCTAGAGTCACTTATGATTTCGAAAAGAACCCTTGGGAACAGAGTATTCCAAAGAATTGTGGATAAAATGAATACTGAGATCCAGGCTGGTCAACCTATCTATAAAGTTTTAGCTTCAGAAGTTAAAGTTATCCCTATAATGTTTACTTCAATGTTTAGGATTGGAGAAGAAACAGGCGAATTAAGTGAAATGGTTGATAAACTCGCAGACTTTTATGAAGATGAGGTTTCAACAAGTGTTAAATCTTTGACCTCTATATTAGAGCCTTTAATGATAGTATTCGTAGCTATTGTAGTGGCTTTTATCTTAGTGGCAATGTATTTACCTATGTTTAATATGATGAGCACTGTTGGGTAA
- a CDS encoding peptide chain release factor 3, which yields MSLGTKIINNKDIQDAVNKRRNFAIISHPDAGKTTLTEKLLLYGGAIQQAGAVKARGNQRKATSDWMELEKQRGISITSTVLQFQYDRSVINLLDTPGHQDFSEDTYRTLAAADNAVMLEDAAKGLEPQTRKLFEVCKMRKIPIFTFINKMDRPGREPFSLLDEIESELGLNTLPINWPIGSGEEFRGVIDRFSREVILFDKAVRGKQSNEKRLSLEDKELSKYVERDLLENSLEELEVLDEAGSKFEKENVFNGSLTPVFFGSAMTNFGVRPFLDSFLKMAQKPTSRNSNKGGIEPASNEFSGFVFKLQANMDPKHRDRVAFIRVCSGKFEKDMSVKHSRTGKTIRLSRPQKIFGQDREVVDDAYPGDVIGLNNPGMFSIGDTLYTGSHLEYEGIPSFSPEIFSWLRNPNPSAFKNFRKGVNELREEGAVQILYDFDESKRDPILAAVGQLQLEVVIHRLKSEYGVDANLESMPYQLARWVSDGWSVIEKLGRVFNCKIVKDCWNRPVILFKNEWNLNQFVEDNNNLNLNKVAPVVSGVQPIVL from the coding sequence ATGAGCTTAGGTACTAAAATTATAAATAATAAAGATATACAGGATGCGGTAAATAAAAGAAGAAATTTTGCCATTATTTCACATCCAGATGCGGGGAAAACGACTCTTACTGAAAAGCTGCTTTTATATGGAGGTGCCATACAACAAGCAGGAGCAGTAAAGGCTAGAGGAAATCAGAGAAAAGCTACGTCAGACTGGATGGAACTGGAGAAACAAAGAGGTATCTCAATTACATCTACAGTATTGCAATTTCAATATGATAGATCAGTAATAAATCTATTAGATACACCAGGACACCAAGATTTCTCTGAGGATACTTATAGAACTTTAGCTGCTGCTGATAATGCAGTTATGTTGGAAGATGCTGCTAAAGGCCTAGAACCTCAAACTAGAAAATTGTTTGAAGTTTGTAAGATGCGAAAAATACCAATATTTACTTTCATAAATAAAATGGACAGACCAGGAAGAGAGCCATTCTCTTTACTTGATGAAATCGAATCAGAACTTGGATTAAATACTTTACCTATTAACTGGCCAATTGGTAGTGGCGAGGAATTTAGAGGCGTTATTGATAGATTTTCGAGAGAGGTGATTTTATTTGATAAAGCCGTAAGAGGGAAACAATCGAATGAGAAAAGATTAAGTCTTGAAGATAAAGAGCTATCAAAATATGTAGAGAGAGATTTACTTGAAAACTCACTTGAAGAATTGGAGGTTCTTGATGAGGCAGGATCGAAATTTGAAAAAGAAAATGTTTTTAATGGTTCCTTAACCCCAGTTTTCTTTGGATCTGCCATGACTAATTTTGGTGTAAGACCATTTTTAGATAGTTTTTTAAAAATGGCTCAAAAACCAACCTCAAGAAATAGTAATAAAGGGGGTATTGAACCTGCAAGCAATGAATTTAGTGGGTTTGTTTTTAAGCTTCAAGCAAACATGGATCCAAAGCACAGAGATAGGGTCGCTTTTATAAGAGTTTGTAGTGGAAAATTTGAAAAGGATATGTCAGTTAAACATTCTAGGACTGGAAAAACAATTAGATTATCAAGACCACAAAAAATATTTGGGCAAGATAGAGAAGTTGTTGATGACGCCTATCCTGGAGATGTAATTGGCTTGAATAATCCTGGGATGTTTTCTATTGGAGATACTCTTTATACTGGATCTCATTTAGAGTATGAGGGTATACCATCCTTTAGTCCTGAAATATTCAGCTGGCTAAGGAATCCAAATCCCTCAGCATTTAAAAACTTTAGAAAGGGTGTGAATGAACTTCGTGAAGAAGGCGCTGTTCAAATTCTTTATGACTTTGATGAGAGCAAAAGAGACCCTATACTTGCAGCTGTAGGTCAATTACAGTTGGAAGTGGTAATTCACAGGTTAAAAAGTGAATATGGTGTAGATGCAAATCTTGAATCAATGCCATATCAACTGGCTAGATGGGTTTCCGATGGATGGTCAGTTATTGAAAAACTTGGCAGAGTCTTTAATTGTAAAATTGTTAAAGATTGTTGGAATAGGCCAGTTATTCTTTTTAAAAATGAGTGGAATCTAAATCAATTTGTTGAAGATAATAATAACTTGAATTTAAACAAAGTTGCTCCAGTTGTTAGTGGAGTCCAACCAATTGTTTTGTAA
- the nrdJ gene encoding ribonucleoside-triphosphate reductase, adenosylcobalamin-dependent produces the protein MTVAPNKASSESYSNNLKKDDFPKTAPAAYPVFFRSYSRKTTSGKRENWNEVGDRNLSGLKELGKLSDEELILMREMQSNQKAQPSGRWLWIGGTPWINKNQNFSGAYNCTSTNLIDWEAFALMMDLAMMGCGTGAIIEPHFINNLPTVINKINIKSVSEVGITPKDQREEKSSLEIKGKDLHIKVGDSRRGWVDSYKYLLEASSDESLEREIDVYINLEDIRPAGESLKGFGGMANPIKLKDLYARVASLLGKAIGRKLSTVECCLLIDEAAVTIVAGNIRRSAGMRQFASDDKEAASAKENLWSQDENGNWRIDPEKDALRMANHTRVYHTKPTYQTVLEAVTKQFHSGEGAIQFAPEAIARSNADILNDDELRKEFIEIYSEQGKDEARNWINSSYGPFSEEELDHRMSRYGLNPCGEILGNDFHCNLAEVHLNQIDPGNFEEQKKAFKAAALSVACLLNHEFEVERYRKSREYDPIVGVSFTGLFDFCVHAFGTPWLKWWEAGRPNTKEGMAFKEKEAKFLDSWRKIVKETVWEYCDKHNLRRPNRCTTVQPAGTKSLLTGAAPGWHPPKAQRFIRRITFRKNDPIALACMDYGYSVVPSQSDKDENGRLLDNPFDPRCTEWLVEIPTEVSWANIEGADKIDINNFSALAQFDFYMQVQKFYTEHNTSATVEFRENEIEDLAKAIHNAIENNEGYISAALLARFSANATFPRLPFEPISKEEYMSLQNKVIERKVNNDFFDALNKYDVGELSEAGPAGCDSDKCLLPLAKPKD, from the coding sequence GTGACTGTTGCACCAAATAAAGCTTCTTCAGAGAGCTATTCCAATAATCTTAAAAAAGATGATTTTCCAAAGACTGCGCCAGCTGCTTATCCAGTTTTTTTCAGATCTTACAGTAGGAAAACTACCTCTGGCAAAAGGGAGAACTGGAATGAGGTGGGTGACAGAAATTTATCGGGCTTGAAAGAATTAGGAAAACTTTCTGATGAAGAATTGATCCTAATGAGAGAGATGCAAAGCAACCAAAAAGCCCAACCTTCAGGAAGATGGTTATGGATTGGAGGAACTCCTTGGATTAATAAAAACCAAAATTTCTCTGGGGCATACAACTGTACTTCAACAAACTTAATTGACTGGGAAGCCTTTGCTTTGATGATGGACTTAGCAATGATGGGATGTGGAACAGGTGCAATAATTGAGCCTCATTTTATAAATAATCTACCTACGGTAATAAACAAAATAAATATTAAATCAGTTAGTGAAGTTGGAATAACTCCTAAAGATCAAAGAGAGGAAAAGTCATCATTAGAAATCAAAGGTAAAGATCTTCATATCAAAGTTGGAGATAGCAGAAGAGGCTGGGTTGATAGCTATAAATATCTTCTTGAGGCATCAAGTGACGAGAGTCTTGAAAGAGAAATTGATGTTTATATTAATTTGGAAGATATTAGGCCTGCTGGAGAATCATTAAAAGGTTTTGGTGGCATGGCAAATCCTATCAAATTGAAAGATCTCTATGCTCGGGTTGCATCTCTTCTTGGAAAAGCAATTGGTAGGAAACTAAGTACAGTAGAGTGTTGTTTATTAATTGATGAAGCTGCAGTAACTATAGTTGCTGGGAATATAAGAAGAAGTGCTGGAATGAGACAATTTGCTTCAGATGATAAGGAAGCAGCATCGGCAAAAGAAAATTTATGGAGTCAAGATGAGAATGGTAATTGGAGAATAGATCCCGAAAAAGATGCCCTAAGAATGGCTAATCATACTAGGGTTTACCATACAAAACCCACTTACCAAACTGTTTTAGAAGCTGTAACGAAACAATTCCATTCAGGTGAGGGAGCTATTCAATTTGCTCCAGAAGCAATCGCAAGGTCAAATGCAGATATTCTCAATGATGATGAATTGAGAAAGGAATTTATTGAAATCTACTCAGAACAAGGTAAGGATGAAGCGAGAAATTGGATAAATAGTAGTTATGGTCCATTTTCTGAAGAAGAGTTAGACCACAGAATGAGCCGATATGGACTTAACCCTTGTGGGGAAATCTTGGGAAATGATTTCCACTGCAATTTGGCTGAAGTTCATCTAAATCAGATTGATCCAGGAAATTTTGAAGAGCAAAAAAAAGCTTTTAAAGCAGCTGCTCTTTCTGTAGCATGCTTACTTAATCATGAATTTGAAGTTGAGCGTTATAGAAAAAGTAGAGAATATGACCCTATTGTAGGAGTAAGTTTCACTGGATTATTTGATTTTTGTGTTCATGCCTTTGGTACACCATGGTTGAAATGGTGGGAAGCAGGAAGGCCAAATACCAAAGAAGGAATGGCTTTCAAGGAGAAAGAAGCTAAATTCCTAGATTCCTGGAGAAAAATAGTAAAAGAAACTGTCTGGGAATATTGTGATAAACATAATCTAAGAAGACCAAATCGATGTACAACTGTTCAGCCAGCTGGGACTAAAAGTCTTCTAACTGGAGCAGCTCCAGGATGGCATCCGCCAAAGGCTCAAAGATTCATAAGGAGAATAACTTTCAGGAAAAATGATCCAATTGCATTAGCTTGCATGGACTATGGTTACTCAGTTGTTCCATCTCAATCTGATAAGGATGAAAATGGCCGCTTACTTGATAATCCATTTGATCCAAGATGTACAGAATGGTTAGTTGAAATCCCTACAGAAGTCAGCTGGGCTAATATAGAGGGTGCAGACAAAATAGACATCAATAATTTCTCAGCATTAGCTCAATTTGATTTTTATATGCAAGTGCAGAAATTTTACACAGAGCATAATACCTCTGCAACAGTAGAATTTAGAGAAAATGAAATCGAGGATTTAGCGAAGGCCATACACAATGCAATAGAAAATAATGAAGGATATATTTCTGCGGCGTTACTCGCTAGATTTAGTGCAAACGCAACTTTCCCGAGATTGCCCTTTGAACCAATAAGTAAAGAAGAATATATGTCATTGCAAAATAAAGTAATAGAGAGGAAGGTTAATAACGATTTCTTTGACGCGCTCAATAAATATGATGTTGGAGAACTATCTGAAGCGGGTCCAGCAGGTTGTGATTCAGATAAGTGTCTGCTTCCTTTGGCAAAACCGAAGGATTAA
- a CDS encoding ABC transporter ATP-binding protein has protein sequence MLNLKGISYQPQTSEKKIIDNLNLKVHENEIILICGNSGSGKTTLLEIISGLTNPQKGKITWKNKILSSRQRRWFCGVVFQFPERYFIGTTIGKELKIGHKSLREKNIEIVLNKVGLKKINLTQPPEQLSGGQQRRLAVAVQLLRNPSILLLDEPTAGLDYSMRKDVNNLIIDLKNKNTIIIVTHEPALFQGITSRMLILEKGKIKDLMKESNEG, from the coding sequence ATGCTTAATTTAAAAGGAATATCTTATCAACCTCAAACTTCTGAAAAAAAAATAATAGACAATCTAAATTTAAAAGTTCATGAAAATGAAATCATTTTAATTTGTGGTAATAGTGGTTCAGGGAAAACAACACTATTAGAAATAATAAGCGGATTAACAAATCCACAAAAAGGAAAAATTACTTGGAAGAATAAAATATTATCTTCTAGACAAAGAAGATGGTTTTGTGGAGTAGTATTCCAATTTCCTGAAAGATACTTTATAGGCACAACCATTGGGAAAGAATTAAAAATAGGTCATAAATCTTTAAGAGAGAAAAATATAGAAATAGTTTTAAATAAGGTTGGCTTGAAAAAAATTAACTTGACCCAACCACCAGAACAACTAAGTGGAGGACAACAAAGAAGGTTAGCTGTTGCAGTTCAGCTACTTAGAAACCCCTCAATTCTTTTACTTGATGAACCAACTGCCGGACTAGACTATTCAATGAGAAAAGATGTGAATAATTTAATTATTGATCTAAAAAATAAAAATACAATTATTATTGTTACTCATGAACCTGCCTTATTTCAGGGCATTACGTCTAGGATGTTAATTCTGGAAAAAGGGAAAATCAAAGATCTTATGAAAGAAAGTAATGAAGGATAG
- a CDS encoding RNA recognition motif-containing protein: MTLSLNIGNLFNDSSSHALVDELRKRTSEEEILEFEEKFNSKNEKNLHIYICRFLKNRSISRGLASKWLVTMIKNKESKIDTLQKLNY, from the coding sequence ATGACATTAAGCTTAAATATTGGGAACTTATTTAATGATTCCTCTAGTCATGCTTTAGTGGATGAGCTGAGAAAAAGAACTTCAGAAGAAGAGATATTAGAATTTGAAGAAAAATTTAACTCCAAAAATGAAAAAAATCTACACATATATATATGTAGATTTCTAAAAAATAGATCAATATCTAGGGGACTTGCCTCTAAATGGTTAGTAACAATGATTAAAAACAAGGAATCAAAAATTGATACTTTGCAAAAATTAAATTATTAA
- a CDS encoding DUF3531 family protein: MNIIFREVDPFNCWIWIRFSESPTQDEKNYLDGVFDSWYVLGRLGGFNSENLQTHEEGSDLSWMSYDNDQKNASLPALMHNLGIMEYQNLWGRCWVDFGTSDSISIDILINSLNEISNNYVKIEELIIGGENNDWSVEEHEDLVFKD; this comes from the coding sequence ATGAATATTATTTTTAGAGAAGTTGATCCTTTTAATTGTTGGATATGGATAAGGTTTTCAGAATCACCAACTCAAGATGAAAAAAATTATTTAGATGGTGTTTTTGATAGTTGGTACGTTTTAGGAAGATTAGGCGGATTTAATTCTGAAAATTTGCAAACTCATGAAGAGGGTTCGGATTTAAGTTGGATGTCCTACGATAATGACCAAAAAAACGCATCTCTTCCAGCATTAATGCATAATTTAGGAATTATGGAATATCAAAACCTGTGGGGAAGATGTTGGGTCGATTTTGGAACTTCAGACTCCATTTCAATAGATATATTAATTAATTCTTTGAATGAGATATCAAATAATTATGTAAAAATTGAAGAGTTAATTATTGGGGGTGAAAATAATGATTGGTCAGTTGAAGAACATGAAGATTTAGTTTTCAAAGATTAA
- the hslO gene encoding Hsp33 family molecular chaperone HslO yields MKDRIVRATAANGGIRLVAVLTTESSLEAKKRHDLSYLTTCILGRAFSASLLLASSMKIMHGRVTLRIRSDGPLKGLLVDAGRDGEVRGYVGNPDLELDLVKINNKYSFDFSKALGTGYLNVIRDSGFGEPFTSTVELVNGNIAEDLASYLYHSEQTPSAVFIGEKIQNKSVICSGGLLAQVLPKKETDPLLVSLLEERCKEINSFSEELFQSKDNLLSLIRDIFPDIDDKSISEKARSQEVSFKCKCSKQRSLNAMKMLDKSELEDILKKDGKAELVCEFCKNKYLINYEEIKSMVENQS; encoded by the coding sequence ATGAAGGATAGAATAGTTCGAGCTACTGCAGCAAATGGAGGAATAAGATTAGTTGCAGTCTTAACAACAGAATCTTCTTTAGAAGCTAAAAAAAGACACGATCTTTCTTATTTAACCACCTGTATCTTAGGAAGAGCATTTAGTGCTTCACTACTTTTGGCAAGTTCGATGAAGATAATGCATGGTAGAGTTACCTTAAGAATTAGATCTGATGGTCCTTTAAAGGGATTGTTAGTTGATGCAGGTAGGGACGGGGAAGTTAGAGGTTATGTAGGGAATCCTGATTTAGAATTAGATCTAGTCAAAATAAATAATAAATATTCTTTTGATTTTTCAAAAGCATTAGGCACAGGGTATTTAAATGTTATTAGAGATAGTGGATTTGGGGAACCATTCACAAGTACTGTTGAATTAGTAAATGGAAATATTGCTGAAGACTTAGCTTCATATTTGTATCATTCAGAACAAACTCCTTCTGCTGTATTTATAGGAGAAAAAATTCAAAATAAAAGTGTTATTTGTAGTGGAGGGTTATTAGCTCAAGTTTTACCAAAAAAAGAAACTGACCCTTTACTAGTATCTCTACTTGAAGAAAGATGTAAAGAAATTAATTCTTTTAGTGAAGAACTATTTCAGTCAAAAGATAACCTTCTTTCATTAATAAGAGATATATTCCCTGATATTGACGATAAATCAATATCTGAAAAAGCTCGTTCTCAAGAAGTTAGCTTTAAATGCAAATGTTCAAAACAAAGAAGTTTAAATGCAATGAAAATGCTTGATAAAAGCGAGTTGGAAGACATCCTAAAAAAAGATGGCAAAGCAGAATTGGTTTGTGAATTTTGTAAGAATAAATATCTTATAAATTATGAAGAAATTAAATCGATGGTAGAAAATCAATCATAA
- a CDS encoding type IV pilus twitching motility protein PilT, translated as MSQLDLTITNLMSDLVKRNGSDLHLTGDSIPFFRIQGSILPASENIFKEDHLISDLKEILGEDKIRSFYNEKELDCSYGLEGIARFRLNIFFDRGKISCVMRALSTKIPSFSQIGLPDSVQQLLQRPRGLILVTGPTGSGKTTTLASSIDWINSNNAHHILTIEDPIEFVFENKNCLVRQREVGEDTISFSKALRSALREDPDIILVGEMRDLETISLAITAAETGHLVMGTLHTSSASQTIDRIIDVFPTSQQQQIRVQLSGSLIGVISQTLCKTKENKRTLAAEILVNNNAIANLIREAKSSQVYSQLQVGAKYGMQTLEQALSRNVISGAITKEEAFYKCNRPNVLQGLLDNEENNEN; from the coding sequence GGGGTCAATCCTGCCAGCAAGTGAAAATATATTTAAAGAAGATCATTTGATTTCTGATTTAAAAGAAATTTTGGGGGAAGATAAAATTAGGTCTTTTTATAATGAAAAGGAACTTGACTGTAGTTACGGACTTGAAGGTATAGCAAGATTTAGATTAAATATTTTCTTTGATCGTGGAAAGATATCCTGTGTAATGAGAGCCTTAAGTACTAAAATTCCAAGTTTTTCCCAAATAGGTTTACCTGATAGTGTTCAGCAATTATTACAACGTCCAAGAGGTTTAATATTGGTGACTGGTCCCACTGGTTCAGGTAAGACTACTACCCTAGCAAGCTCAATAGACTGGATAAATTCTAATAATGCTCATCATATTTTAACAATTGAAGATCCAATAGAATTCGTTTTTGAAAATAAGAATTGCCTTGTTAGACAACGGGAAGTTGGAGAAGATACCATTTCATTCTCAAAAGCCCTTAGGTCAGCTCTCAGAGAAGATCCTGACATCATTCTAGTAGGTGAAATGAGAGACCTTGAAACAATTAGTCTTGCTATAACAGCTGCAGAAACAGGTCATTTGGTAATGGGCACATTACATACTTCTTCTGCATCTCAAACTATCGACAGAATCATAGATGTCTTCCCAACATCTCAACAGCAACAAATTAGAGTCCAGCTATCTGGTTCACTAATAGGTGTTATTTCACAAACTTTATGTAAAACAAAAGAGAATAAAAGAACATTGGCTGCCGAGATTTTAGTAAATAATAATGCTATTGCTAATCTAATTAGAGAGGCTAAATCTTCTCAGGTATATTCTCAATTACAAGTTGGGGCAAAATATGGTATGCAAACTCTTGAACAGGCGTTATCTAGAAATGTTATAAGTGGTGCAATCACAAAGGAAGAAGCTTTTTATAAATGTAATAGACCTAACGTACTTCAAGGTCTTTTGGATAATGAAGAGAATAACGAAAATTAA
- a CDS encoding DUF4278 domain-containing protein: MTLIYRGQKYVQNKEAAKKQHNELTYRGKAYTS; this comes from the coding sequence ATGACTCTAATTTACAGAGGACAAAAGTACGTCCAAAACAAAGAAGCAGCTAAGAAGCAGCATAATGAATTAACATATAGAGGAAAAGCCTACACAAGTTAG